The genome window CGTGCTTCGCAACGAAAATGCAATGCCGATACTCAGTTGCATCGGCAATCACGACATCTGGTGTAAGCAGGAAACAAAAACACACTTTGAGGACGGGCGTAACTGGGCGATGGACGAGTTGCAACTAACGACCCGGTATTTCAGCCTGGATCGGAACGGCTGGCACATCATTGTACTGGATAGTGTTCAGCCAAAACCCGATGGAAGCTGGTACACGGCCCATTTGGACGATGAGCAATACCATTGGCTCGAAGCGGATCTGAAAGCTGTATCGCCAGAAACACCAATACTGATCGTCTCACATGTGCCGATTCTGGCGGCCTGCGTTTTTTTCGACGGACAGCGCTTTACGGGTGAGAACTGGAACATACCGGCCCGCTGGATGCACAGCGATACGATTCGGCTGACCTCGCTGTTTCATACTTATCCAAACATAAAGTCGGCTTTGAGCGGTCACATTCATCTGGTGGACCGGGTCGATTATAATGGCATCTCGTATTTCTGCAATGGCGCTGTCAGTGGCGCGTGGTGGTTCGGCAAATACCATCATACTGCTGCCGGCTATGCGCTTGTTGATTTATACGACGACGGTTCTGTAACTAACACGTACGTCAACTATTAGGAGACAGAGCCAACCGAATTGCTGGTGCATCGGTTGGCTCTGTCTGATTTTACTGCTTTACAACTTTCCAACTGGCTTGCTGGCCATCGCTGGTTTCAATGAAAAGAATGTATTGGCCAGTCGGTAATGTGCTGATATCCCACTCATCCCGACGGGTGCGCTGCACAGGTTGTCTACTCCCGACCTCACGTCCCTGACTGTCGCGTAATCGAAGCCAGGCAAGGGGAGCCCTCGCCGGACTTACGTCAATGGTCAGCCGGGACGTGACCGGATTGGGATAGACCGAAATACCGTCGGCGGCAACAGGCTCATTGGCCAGCGCCAACGCACTAACGACCACCGAATTTTTTATCGTACCAGTTGCACAGTTGGCATCGCTAAGGCCGCTCAGGGCAATGCTATAATTAGTGGGTTGGGTCGCTCGAATCACAAATTGATACGGCGATGCGCTGGTCTGAATAGCCAGCCCATCCCAGCGCGTGAATTTCCAGGGAGCCAGCCCGGTTAACGCTACTGAAATGCGGGCACTGTCGCCGAGTGGAAAGGTTAGCTTATTGCTGCTTAATTCAGCTGTTGGCAGGGCTGACACGTTAACCTGAATGGAGTCACGGGCGCGAACAACCGGCTGGGTCGTTTCAACGTAAACTGTGTAGCGACCTGGGGCCAACGTGCCGGGTAGCAAGGCCGACAGACCCGCTCCCCGTACCGTGGCTGGTAGCGCAGTCAGCTGATTGCCGGACTTAAAGACAAATGAAAACTGATTGGTGGTTGATACTTTTCCCTGCAAGCTGTAGGTGGCCGTAAGCGAATCGCCCAGGCAATAAGCCGTTTTGCCCGGTTTAGTAAAGGTAAGTTTCGGTAGTACCATTACCGTCAGGGTCGTTTCGTCGCCTGAACAGCCACTCGTATAACAGCGGCTGCTATAAGTGATGTTTGTCTCGGGCTTAATGATCAATTGATTCGTGCCCTTGATGAGCCTGTTCGTAACAGTTTCCGATTCACTGGCCCAGGACCATACCACATCCGAACAGCCAGCCGCCTGTAACGTTACGCTTTCCCCGATCTCAATCGTTTGTTTAGAAGCTGTCAGGGTAGGGATTGGGACATTGGCACAGGCTGCGTATCGGATCAGTTGATAGGGACCATTAAACCATACATTGCCCTGATAATCAGCGGTCATTGTGCCCATGTTGGCATAGATAGACATGTCGGTAAGTTTTTTCCAGGTTTGTCCATCATACTTGTAAAGAACACGGGGGGAGGAATTATCGATGACATACAAATTTCCGACTGGATCATTCGCCATATTGAGCACATACGAGACAGGCATCGTCGCACTTTTGTCGATGCTGGTCCAGGTCGTCCCGTTAAATTTGGCCAGCGGTGGAAACGGAAATGTTGAACTCGATTGAGAAACCCACAGATTGCCGAGTCCATCCGTGGCCATATAATT of Spirosoma agri contains these proteins:
- a CDS encoding metallophosphoesterase family protein; this encodes MNRRDVVRSMSMGLAALSSTKLTAAQPVAAKQRVLRIAHLTDIHMQPLVGAAKGFEKCLHHVQNLPDKPDLIINGGDAIMEAHGRGQNSVRRQWQLYQDVLRNENAMPILSCIGNHDIWCKQETKTHFEDGRNWAMDELQLTTRYFSLDRNGWHIIVLDSVQPKPDGSWYTAHLDDEQYHWLEADLKAVSPETPILIVSHVPILAACVFFDGQRFTGENWNIPARWMHSDTIRLTSLFHTYPNIKSALSGHIHLVDRVDYNGISYFCNGAVSGAWWFGKYHHTAAGYALVDLYDDGSVTNTYVNY